CCAGACTCCCCCCCCAGGACCACCCCAACCCCCCCgaagccccccacccccccgcccagcACGTACCCTCCCTCCCACCAGCGCGGCGAGGCCAGAGGGCAGCTGGGCACCCACCGTGCACCCACCGGGTGCTCACCCTTCCCACgcctgcagcacagccctgtcgccccccctcccaccgcccccccctccccggcacaGGGTGGGTGAGACGAGCAGCCCCGGCCCTCGGGCGCAGCCGCTCCAGCTCCGGCTTTATTGCAAAAAAAAGAGTCCGTGGGGACGCGGGCAACTGGGGGACGTCGGTGCCTCGCGGGGTCCCAGCACTGCTCGCCGCTGGCACGGCCCCTGCGGAGGGACCCCGGCACCGGGGCGCCGGTCTGGGGTGCTAGGAGGGACGGTGGCCGCTGTGGgtgtccccgctgtcccccgCGATGACCTCGGGGGTGCCAAAAGGGTCCGGGCCGGCGGGCGAGGGGGACGGGTGCTGCACGTCCTGGGCGCGGGGGTGAGAGTCCCCGGGGCGCTGCGGCGCAGCACCCGCTTCTCGTTCCTGGGGTGCAGAGGCACCGGGGGGAGTGGGGTGGTGGGGGCTGCGGTCCCCGTCCTGCGAAACCCCACTGTCCCCCTGCGACCGCGGGCTCACGCCGTCCCCGCCGGGCCGAGCCACGGCGGCTCCTCCGTCGTCACCAGGCTCCTCGTCGGTGGTCACGGGTGTGACTTGTTGGTGGCACATGGGACACGTGTCCTGCACATAGAGCCACTTGCGGAGGCACGCGGCATGGAAGAAGTGGCTGCAGGGAGTGACGACGGCCACCTGCATGTCCTGCAGGCAAGGAGAGGATGTCACCCAGCCACCCGGCACGCAGGGGACCTCCCTGGGGGGTGCCGGCGAGGGGAAGGGGCTGACCTGGAAGCAGATGGCACAAACATCGTTGTGGTCCCGCAGTTGCCCACCCGTAGCCCTGGGCAAGGAGTTGATCTTTTTGGCGGCCTCTCGGCGCAGCAGGAAGCTCCTCCAGCCCGACTGAGCGCGCAGCCAGACGTTGAAGTAGGAGTGGATGATGATGACGGAGGCGCCCATCCAGCTCCACTCGCCAAAAAGGGACTCCCAGGTGCCGTAGCCCACCACGCAGACAGCCACCAGGAACTCCAGCACCCGGCTGACGGCGTTCACGCAGTAAATAATCTCATCCATCCTCTCCAGCGGCGCGTCCTGGAGCAGCTCCACCACGAACAGGGCGTAGATGAAGAGGGTGCCCATCACCTGGAGGGTGGCAGATCACAAACCCCCACCCTGGCGTTGCCGCTCGGGGACGGGGTGGAGTCGTGGGGATGAGATGGGCCaccccagggagggggggggcacaATACCCCACTTTTGGGGAGCTGCGGTACCTGCAGGGAGGTGAGCATGCAGCTGGAGACCAGGATCAGCAGCCAGAAATCCAGGTGGAAAAAATGGGCGATCTTGTAGGCCATGAAACAGGGGAAAACCAGCAAGAAGAGGCACATGCTGACGCCGCGGAAATGCTTCCAGGGGCTCCtatggggcagggggggcacagCTCAGTGGGGCCATGTGCCCCCCTCCACCTCTCACAGGAGCAGCGCCCACAAAACCCTGCgctccagccccctcctccagccccgaTTCTGCCCCAAAACGGGCAGTGAGGACCCAAGGTGATGGAggacccccccttcccccccccagcacGATGAGGGGGGGCCAAATCCTTCCTTCCCCTGGTACCTGTTGCGGGAGGCCCCCAAGGCCAGCACGATGGGGTCGGCGATCTCGATCATGGACTGCAGCGTGGAGGTCACCACGATGAAGAGGATGATGCTGAGGAGGAAGGTCCGCTGGAGGATCTGCAGGTCGAGCAGCCCCGTCTgcagcgccagcagcagcagcgtcaCCCCCTCCGTCACCCCCCTGCCAGGAGCCGGggttttgaggggggggggggggcgtcaGGCACAAGGGTCGTGCCCTGGGCACCCCTCGGGGACGCGCCCCAGTCCCCAAATCCCTCGTGTCCCCCCCACCCTTGATGTGCGTGAcctgggctgggaggagggacGCCCAccgagccccccccagcccccccgagccccccgccgCCGTGGGCTCACCTGTGCATGACGTTGCCGTTCTGGAAAGCACCGAAACCCAGGAGATAAAACTTGCAGAGGTTGAGGAAGCCCAGGGCGAGGTAGGAGACGGTGAAGGTGAGGCCGATGAGCGAGTAGGGTGTGCTGCAGCACTCGGCCGCGCTGCGACGGAGCCCGGGGTGAGCATGGGGGGAGCagccctcctcatcctcttcctcccaagGGCTGAGCCGGAGCCCCagctcctcctcatcctcttccccccagctcctgcctgccccacccCTCTtacctgctgaggaggaggaagaggaggcccTGCTGGGCCAGCGGGCTGGCAGAGAAGGCGAGGAAGGAGGAGAGCCGGAGGAAGAAGAGCACCAGCCAGAAGACGAGGAAGAGGAGCGGGATGGCCAGCTGGCTCCAGAGAGCCACCCCCAGCGCGAGCAGCCGGTACAGCTCCAGCGCctgcggggacgggggggggctcagcagggctgcccccccgccccacagccccctcctccGCTGCTCCCCACCACACTCACCCGCAGGAGCTCGCGGCAGGCGGCAGCGGCCAGCTGGAAGGGGACGAGGACGTGGGAGCCGAGGACGTAGAGCACCTCCAGCGCGGTGAGGAGGGTGGCGAAGGTGTCGAGGAGgggcagggcggggagggggagcccGCAGAGCCGAGCCAGCGCCGGCAGCGTCGGCGCCCCGAATAACCACGGCTGGCGGCTCCGCatcagcagggagcagagggcacagaggcagagctggcctgagggggggacggggacatcatcccagaatcatggaggctggaaaagcccttgaagctcctccagcccaaccatgaacctcaccctgaccgttcccaactccaccagatccctcagcgctgggtcaacccgactcttcaacccctccagggatggggactccccccctgccctgggcagcccattccaacgcccaacaaccccttctgcaaagaaatccttcctaagagccagtctgaccctgccctggcgcagcttgaggccattccctcttgtcctggcgctggttccttggctcaagagactcctcccccctctctgcaccctcctttcaggcagttgtagagggccatgaggtctcccctcagcctcctcttctccacactaaacccccccagttccctcagccgctccccatcacacctgtgctccagaccctgcaccagctccgttgcccttctctggacacgctcgagtcattcaatggcctttttggggtgaggggcccaaaactgaactcacTCATCGAGGGACGGCACCTTGTTACTTCactacttcgttaaagagactcatctggGCACAACGGGCTCGGTGTCCCTCTCCCcggctccccccacacccccgctGCAGGAAGGGGGGAGCAGACCCCTCAACAAACCCTCACCCCACCACAAGCAGCACCCCGAGAccacccagccccttcccctgcaaGCCCCAGGTGTGGCAGGGGGCAGAGGAGGACCCTCCCCCgccctgccccagctcagccGTGTCATCATCATCCCGCAGGTGACACCTCCCGCAGCCCCTCGCCCTGCCCGCTGCCACCCCTCATCCCTCAGTAGGGGACATCTCAGCGGGTTGGGGACCCCCTTGGCAGATGGGGACCCCCCCTCTTGGCTCACCGGCGAGGGTGGTGGCAAGGCGGGCGAGCGCGGCGGGGTCACTGTACACGGCGCCCTGGAAGCCAGACTCCAGCTCGCGGCGGACGTAGTCCCTGAGGGGACAGAGGTTCAGCCCCCCCCGgtttgtgtgtgtccccccctgcaccccaaaacccatcACGGCCCCCCTGGGGCTCACCTGGCCGCCGTGTGCCCCGCGCCCAGCAGCAGCGCGGTGAGGAGGTGGAGGTAGAGCTTCACCAGCGACCGCACCGGCAGCGTCAGCACCACCAGGGACAGCAGGTGGCCTGCGGAAAGAGGGGGAACAAGGGGGTGACATGGCCCCaatgacccccccccccctcaaaatCCAGCCAGGGGACACAATGTTGGGGACACAGCACCCAATGGAACAGCCCCACACTGAGTGGGTGTCAATGGGGGGGAGGGAAGACCCCAAACACAGCCCTtggggtgtccccccatgtcccctgccTGGCCAGGGCCTGGGTGTCCCCATCCCTTGGGTTGTCCCCAACCTGGGCAGGTTCTGGGGTGTCCCCTCATGTCCCCAACGTGGCCATCCGTTGGGGTGTTCGCTTGTGTCCCCCAAAATCTACATCCCTTGGGGCGTCCCCTTGTGTCCCCAACCTGGGCAGGCTCTGGGGTGTCCCATCATGTCCCCAATGAGGTGATGCCAGGAGGTCCCCTTGGTGTCCCCTGCCTGCCCATCCCTTGGGGTGTTCCCTCATGTCCCCAAACTCTCCATCCCTTGGGGTGGCTCCACTGTCCCAAATTTGTCCACCCCCTGGGGTGTCCCCAACCTCCCTATCCCTTGGGGTGATTCTACTGTGTCCCCAACCTGGCCACGCCATGAGGTGTCCCCTTGTGTCCTCAGTCTGTCCATCCCTTGGGGTGTCCACTCGTATCCCCAATTTGTCTGTCCCCTTATGTCCccaatccatccatccatccatccatccatccatccatccatccatccatcccttaGG
The sequence above is drawn from the Strix aluco isolate bStrAlu1 chromosome 4, bStrAlu1.hap1, whole genome shotgun sequence genome and encodes:
- the LOC141922485 gene encoding RING finger protein 145-like, encoding MARLEAVANVALRVPGLALLDLLYRWDAAALGDLLRPPRGDPPFLRPPALRGAYCLGHLLSLVVLTLPVRSLVKLYLHLLTALLLGAGHTAARDYVRRELESGFQGAVYSDPAALARLATTLAGQLCLCALCSLLMRSRQPWLFGAPTLPALARLCGLPLPALPLLDTFATLLTALEVLYVLGSHVLVPFQLAAAACRELLRALELYRLLALGVALWSQLAIPLLFLVFWLVLFFLRLSSFLAFSASPLAQQGLLFLLLSSAAECCSTPYSLIGLTFTVSYLALGFLNLCKFYLLGFGAFQNGNVMHRGVTEGVTLLLLALQTGLLDLQILQRTFLLSIILFIVVTSTLQSMIEIADPIVLALGASRNRSPWKHFRGVSMCLFLLVFPCFMAYKIAHFFHLDFWLLILVSSCMLTSLQVMGTLFIYALFVVELLQDAPLERMDEIIYCVNAVSRVLEFLVAVCVVGYGTWESLFGEWSWMGASVIIIHSYFNVWLRAQSGWRSFLLRREAAKKINSLPRATGGQLRDHNDVCAICFQDMQVAVVTPCSHFFHAACLRKWLYVQDTCPMCHQQVTPVTTDEEPGDDGGAAVARPGGDGVSPRSQGDSGVSQDGDRSPHHPTPPGASAPQEREAGAAPQRPGDSHPRAQDVQHPSPSPAGPDPFGTPEVIAGDSGDTHSGHRPS